The Chryseobacterium wanjuense sequence ACAATAGAAAGCATTAAAGAATTTATATCAGGCGACAATGGTTTGACTCCTGGACTTTCTGGACCATTAATTTTGAAACTTTTTAATCAAGTTGGTTTTAAAGATGTTTATAAATGGGAAGAAGGCGGAATGCCACGAAAATTAAGCCGAAATGCTTATATAATAGAAAAACTTACTGAAATCAATGGACAAAAAGAATTAATTCAATTATTAGAAATAGTTTTTGACCCAAGACACTTTGCGAAAGATGTAAATAAGGATATTGCAACTGCTGTTGAAAAAATAAATGTATTATTACAGCAAGACGGTTATAGACTTGAAGATATTGATGGTAAATATAAAATCATTGGTGCTGAATTACCGGATGACATTGAAGTAGAAGTGCATTTCGAAGAAATTCAAAGGCAAATAATCGAACAAATTAGACTTGCAAAATTTACTATATGGGTAGCAGTAGCTT is a genomic window containing:
- a CDS encoding phospholipase D-like domain-containing protein, with the protein product MKLSDLTIESIKEFISGDNGLTPGLSGPLILKLFNQVGFKDVYKWEEGGMPRKLSRNAYIIEKLTEINGQKELIQLLEIVFDPRHFAKDVNKDIATAVEKINVLLQQDGYRLEDIDGKYKIIGAELPDDIEVEVHFEEIQRQIIEQIRLAKFTIWVAVAWFTDKDLMRELYEQKQKGINVRLVILDDEINAKNGFQYEKYFETKRVHKTGIYQNIMHHKFCIIDLKTIVHGSYNWTTKAKWNRETISIENSRELAEKYATEFKQLIK